From Methanococcus maripaludis, the proteins below share one genomic window:
- a CDS encoding DUF2116 family Zn-ribbon domain-containing protein has protein sequence MEKHKHCINCGLSIPPEESFCSQKCKEEFVQKRKKMMRSQQIFFVAMLVILAVYAYTAFF, from the coding sequence ATGGAAAAACACAAACACTGCATAAATTGCGGATTATCCATCCCTCCAGAAGAATCATTCTGCTCACAAAAATGTAAAGAAGAATTTGTTCAGAAAAGAAAGAAAATGATGAGAAGTCAGCAGATATTCTTTGTTGCGATGCTCGTTATCTTGGCAGTTTATGCATACACTGCATTTTTCTAA